A genomic segment from Chloroflexota bacterium encodes:
- a CDS encoding zinc ribbon domain-containing protein gives MTKRKIVFSAMMALVFLLSARADAFAQDPNRLTSLNISIWPEYDRPTVLVILNGVFADKGTLPREVSVLVPAKAEVIVTTYVNPDGRQAPEQVSRSTDLGDGFKRVTFTVATAEYWVEYYDDLLRGTPDKTMDFALKLGAPADQVVLEIQQPARATNFTSTPPTQLTRVDPTDGLSYYGAQFANLAAGQSVNAQIKYTRAETRLTKDMLAAAPSASSPATAAPQQPSVWQNAFLVAAAVVLGLVAVFGVFILRQRQTAPNAARQASRVPSKKGRRPQPANGTAAAFCTQCGRALRAEDNFCPRCGNKRRSV, from the coding sequence ATGACCAAGCGAAAAATAGTTTTCAGCGCGATGATGGCGCTGGTCTTTTTGTTGTCCGCGCGCGCCGATGCATTCGCGCAAGACCCCAACCGTCTCACATCGCTCAATATCTCCATTTGGCCCGAGTACGACCGCCCGACCGTGCTCGTGATCCTGAACGGCGTCTTTGCGGATAAAGGCACCCTGCCCCGCGAAGTCTCGGTGCTCGTCCCGGCGAAAGCCGAAGTGATCGTGACCACCTACGTTAATCCCGACGGCAGACAAGCGCCGGAACAAGTTTCGCGCAGCACTGATCTGGGTGATGGCTTCAAGCGCGTCACGTTTACGGTAGCGACCGCGGAATACTGGGTCGAGTACTATGACGATTTGTTGCGCGGTACGCCGGACAAGACGATGGATTTTGCGCTCAAACTGGGTGCGCCCGCCGACCAAGTTGTGTTGGAAATTCAACAGCCCGCGCGCGCGACCAACTTCACTTCGACTCCGCCGACACAACTAACGCGCGTGGACCCCACCGATGGCTTGTCGTACTATGGCGCGCAGTTCGCGAACCTTGCCGCCGGGCAAAGCGTTAACGCGCAGATCAAATACACGCGGGCGGAAACTCGCTTGACCAAAGACATGCTCGCGGCAGCGCCGTCAGCGAGTAGCCCGGCGACCGCCGCGCCGCAACAACCCAGCGTTTGGCAAAACGCGTTTCTGGTTGCCGCCGCTGTCGTCCTGGGCTTGGTCGCGGTGTTCGGTGTTTTCATTTTGCGCCAGCGCCAAACCGCGCCGAATGCCGCGCGTCAAGCATCGCGGGTTCCGTCCAAAAAAGGGCGTCGCCCGCAACCGGCGAATGGAACCGCCGCCGCATTTTGTACCCAGTGCGGGCGCGCGTTGCGCGCGGAAGATAATTTCTGCCCGCGCTGTGGAAATAAACGTCGGAGCGTATGA
- a CDS encoding sensor histidine kinase, which produces MSVFPQAKPRAEQLLSQRVGVLKQLIPLLIVAIVMFYEITSHLIFETQSHPLMVAFEMIVFGIGGPAFTWVVLNWVAREIAKRERAEGEADASNAMMQEMHHRIKNNLQTVADLLSLEMSRNPRPEVQESLRDSITRIKSIAASHQMLSLESVGATDITALAQLIGDQARRSMVRPNQHITVNVQGPSILLNSKQATAFSLVLNELVCNAMEHGLRDRTAGHIEIELDWDGDEILLRVQDDGAGLPEEFDLATSRGLGLQIARTLVEKDLRGRMGIANGEGCTTAWVRIQRGGA; this is translated from the coding sequence ATGAGCGTTTTTCCGCAAGCCAAGCCGCGCGCCGAGCAGTTACTCTCGCAACGCGTCGGCGTGCTCAAGCAACTCATCCCGTTGCTGATCGTCGCCATCGTCATGTTCTACGAAATCACGTCGCATCTCATTTTTGAGACGCAGTCGCATCCCTTGATGGTGGCGTTCGAGATGATCGTGTTTGGCATTGGCGGACCGGCGTTCACCTGGGTCGTGTTGAACTGGGTCGCGCGCGAGATCGCGAAACGCGAGCGCGCCGAAGGCGAAGCGGATGCGAGCAACGCGATGATGCAAGAGATGCATCATCGCATCAAGAACAATTTGCAAACCGTCGCCGATTTGCTCTCGCTCGAAATGTCGCGCAACCCGCGCCCCGAAGTCCAGGAAAGTTTGCGCGACTCGATCACACGCATCAAAAGCATCGCGGCATCGCACCAAATGCTCTCGCTCGAAAGCGTAGGCGCAACGGACATCACCGCGCTCGCACAACTCATCGGCGACCAGGCGCGGCGCAGTATGGTGCGTCCCAATCAACACATTACCGTGAACGTGCAAGGTCCCAGCATCTTGCTCAATTCGAAACAGGCGACCGCGTTCTCGCTGGTGCTGAACGAACTGGTTTGCAACGCGATGGAACACGGCTTGCGCGACCGCACCGCGGGTCACATCGAAATCGAACTCGATTGGGATGGCGATGAAATTCTTCTGCGCGTGCAGGACGACGGCGCCGGCTTGCCGGAGGAATTCGATTTGGCAACCTCGCGCGGGCTGGGTCTGCAAATCGCGCGCACGCTCGTCGAAAAAGATTTGCGCGGCAGAATGGGCATTGCCAACGGCGAAGGTTGTACGACCGCGTGGGTCCGCATCCAACGCGGCGGCGCGTAG
- a CDS encoding response regulator → MEPLRILIADDESLRVMSLKGQLESLGHKVIGEAGNGKEAVHLANELKPDLAILDIKMPEMDGIEAAETITRERPIPIILLTAYSEQELAERAASANVAAYLMKPISENDLLPAIALAVSRFKEFQSLHREVDDLRDALETRKLVERAKGILMRRLNLTEEEAFRRMQRRSQNENKKLGEIAQAIITADGML, encoded by the coding sequence ATGGAACCGCTCCGCATTTTGATTGCCGACGACGAAAGTCTGCGTGTGATGAGTCTCAAGGGTCAATTGGAATCGTTGGGACACAAGGTCATCGGCGAAGCCGGCAACGGCAAAGAAGCCGTTCATCTGGCGAACGAACTCAAGCCCGATCTCGCGATTCTCGACATCAAGATGCCTGAAATGGATGGCATCGAAGCCGCCGAGACGATCACGCGCGAACGCCCGATCCCGATCATCTTGCTCACCGCGTATAGCGAGCAAGAACTCGCCGAGCGCGCCGCTAGCGCGAACGTCGCGGCGTACTTGATGAAGCCGATCTCGGAGAACGATCTGTTGCCCGCGATTGCGCTCGCCGTGTCGCGTTTCAAGGAATTCCAATCCTTGCACCGCGAGGTGGACGATCTGCGCGACGCGCTCGAAACGCGCAAACTCGTCGAGCGCGCCAAGGGTATCTTGATGCGCCGACTGAATCTCACCGAAGAAGAAGCGTTCCGCCGGATGCAACGCCGCAGTCAAAACGAAAACAAGAAACTCGGCGAAATCGCGCAAGCGATTATCACTGCAGACGGAATGTTGTAG